The following are from one region of the Littorina saxatilis isolate snail1 linkage group LG4, US_GU_Lsax_2.0, whole genome shotgun sequence genome:
- the LOC138964880 gene encoding nicotinamide phosphoribosyltransferase-like, whose protein sequence is MAAYPAGGTENIILLTDSYKVTHHFQYPDNTSTVCSYFESRGGKFPSTVFFGLQYLLKRFLCGPVVTKEKIKEAKELYEAHFSQDVFNEEGWNYILEHHKGYLPMRIKAVPEGTVVPVKNVLFTVENTDPKCFWLTNYFETLLVQAWYPMTVATNSRFMKEIIAKCLDETADSLLGLPFKLHDFGFRGSTSVEAAGIGGAAHLVNFKGTDTIAGICMARNYYHCPVAGFSIPAAEHSTITTWGRNGEYEAFKNMLTKFPTGIIAVVSDSYDLWNACEHVWGEQLKELVVSREESGGTLVVRPDSGHPPDIVVKVLDILGQKFGTSTNTKGFKMLPSYLRVIQGDGISYETLGAILDNMKKHGWSSENLTFGSGGALLQRLDRDTQKCAYKCSYAIIDGKEVNVFKQPITDLGKKSKKGRLTLEYQDGKLATVEEGKGDPKKDILVTVYENGKLLRDYTFDEVRQNAEIDLVKKKSPAN, encoded by the exons ATGGCGGCATATCCCGCGGGAGGCACGGAGAACATCATACTTCTAACCGATTCTTACAAG GTGACCCATCACTTCCAGTACCCTGACAACACCTCCACGGTCTGTTCCTACTTTGAGAGTAGGGGTGGCAAGTTCCCTTCCACAGTCTTCTTTGGGCTCCAGTACCTTCTCAAGCGCTTCCTGTGTGGGCCTGTGGTCACCAAAGAGAAAATCAAGGAAGCTAAAGAGCTGTACGAAGCCCACTTCAGCCAAGATGTCTTCAACGAGGAGGGCTGGAACTACATTCTGGAG CACCACAAAGGTTACCTTCCCATGCGAATCAAGGCAGTCCCTGAAGGCACTGTGGTACCTGTGAAAAATGTCCTGTTCACGGTGGAAAACACAGATCCCAAGTGCTTCTGGCTCACAAACTATTTTGAG ACTCTGCTGGTTCAGGCATGGTACCCCATGACAGTTGCCACCAACTCTCGATTCATGAAGGAAATCATCGCAAAGTGCCTGGACGAAACGGCCGACAGTCTTCTTGGTCTTCCCTTCAAGCTGCATGACTTTGGCTTCAGGGGTTCCACGTCTGTAGAG GCGGCAGGTATAGGAGGAGCAGCTCACTTAGTGAACTTCAAGGGAACAGACACCATTGCTGGCATCTGCATGGCCCGAAATTACTATCATTGCCCGGTAGCTGGCTTCTCTATACCAGCTGCCGAACATAG CACCATCACCACGTGGGGCCGAAACGGGGAGTACGAAGCCTTCAAGAACATGCTGACCAAGTTCCCCACAGGCATCATCGCCGTAGTCAGCGACAGCTACGACCTGTGGAACGCCTGCGAGCACGTGTGGGGGGAGCAGCTGAAGGAGCTGGTGGTGAGTCGGGAGGAGTCAGGAGGGACCCTGGTGGTCAGGCCAGACTCCGGCCACCCTCCCGACATTGTGGtcaag GTTCTTGACATCCTGGGCCAGAAGTTTGGCACCAGCACCAACACCAAGGGCTTCAAGATGTTGCCTAGCTATCTGCGGGTCATCCAGGGCGATGGCATCAGCTACGAGACGCTTGGCGCCATCTTGGACAACATGAAGAAGCACGGCTGGTCCTCGGAGAACCTGACGTTCGGGAGCGGTGGCGCCCTCTTGCAGCGCTTGGACCGCGACACCCAGAAGTGCGCTTACAAGTGTAGTTACGCCATCATTGATGGCAAGGAG GTGAATGTGTTCAAGCAGCCAATCACAGACCTGGGCAAGAAGAGCAAAAAGGGACGACTGACTCTAGAATATCAGGATGGAAAGTTGGCCACTGTGGAAGAAGGAAAGGGTGATCCTAAGAAG GACATCTTGGTGACAGTGTACGAGAACGGCAAACTGCTGCGGGATTACACGTTCGATGAAGTGCGACAGAATGCAGAGATTGATTTGGTCAAAAAGAAGAGCCCTGCTAATTAG